Proteins from a genomic interval of Croceicoccus naphthovorans:
- a CDS encoding ParB/RepB/Spo0J family partition protein: MIKSIPLTKLVQSPRNVRRHGDPAADSELKASIAAHGLLQNLIVRPAARGKFEVEAGERRRCALLALAEEKVLPKGYEVTCLVLEDDAEIAVETSLAENFHRLAMNPADEAQAFAALIDAGASTEDVARRFGLTVRFVEGRLRLATLAPVVFDALASGEITLDLAKAFGATSDQEIQARVYEQSSSGYYAPSADSIRRMVLSGTVRGSDARARLVGRDAYTAAGGRIERELFDDDDSESWVDVALLETLAAEEMEKRAKALAAEQGLAWVKPTLDAYASHDLVEGLIRLPAEPAPLTDAELARLDELDASYDEHAAILEDEDSAEEAIAAAEATIEAIERECQDIRAKPPELAPELKADAGMILVLSRDGTPVLQPVFYGERDIEVVGDEDVVEVVASVGIDGQRRAALSKRLVDELAMQRRDVLALHVASDPGLSLDIMVFTLADADTHDWRSRAATTLRGGVPAGPIVGFEAKDAPASASLADLRSGLDESWRSGEDVSSRFKMFRTLADESRAAWLGFVVARTLEASLNMAGERQITFQDHLGSTIGIDMAQWWRPTAANYFDRVSKQVILDALTDVGGLELSSRFASVKKGDLAMSAERVFAGTYITEVEVRERALAWVPEVMRFADQPGIPADNEAQSPDADFVANDDNQPPSELAA; this comes from the coding sequence ATGATCAAGTCGATCCCGCTGACCAAGTTGGTCCAGTCCCCTCGCAATGTGCGCCGTCACGGTGACCCCGCCGCAGATTCCGAACTGAAGGCGAGCATTGCAGCCCACGGGTTGTTGCAGAACCTCATCGTTCGGCCTGCGGCTCGCGGCAAATTCGAGGTTGAAGCCGGAGAGCGACGCCGGTGCGCCTTGCTGGCGCTTGCCGAAGAGAAAGTCCTGCCGAAGGGCTACGAGGTTACCTGCCTCGTGCTTGAGGACGATGCGGAAATCGCAGTCGAAACGAGCCTGGCCGAAAACTTCCATCGCCTCGCGATGAATCCAGCCGACGAAGCGCAGGCGTTCGCTGCCCTTATTGATGCTGGTGCCTCGACGGAAGATGTCGCGCGCCGCTTCGGACTGACGGTCCGCTTCGTCGAAGGCCGGCTGCGTCTCGCGACCCTTGCACCCGTCGTCTTCGATGCTCTGGCATCCGGTGAAATCACTCTCGATCTCGCCAAAGCCTTCGGCGCGACCTCCGATCAAGAAATTCAGGCTCGCGTCTATGAACAGTCGTCCTCGGGCTATTATGCGCCCAGCGCCGACAGCATCCGGCGCATGGTGCTCTCCGGCACGGTTCGCGGCAGCGATGCTCGGGCCCGTCTTGTCGGTCGCGACGCATATACCGCTGCAGGTGGCCGGATCGAACGCGAACTCTTCGACGACGATGACAGCGAGTCCTGGGTTGATGTCGCGCTTCTCGAAACGCTCGCCGCAGAGGAGATGGAAAAGCGCGCCAAGGCGCTCGCAGCAGAGCAGGGGCTTGCCTGGGTCAAGCCGACGCTTGACGCCTATGCCAGTCACGATCTCGTCGAAGGCCTCATTCGACTTCCAGCCGAGCCGGCTCCTTTGACTGACGCCGAACTGGCCCGCCTTGACGAGCTCGATGCCTCGTACGACGAGCATGCGGCCATTCTTGAGGACGAAGACAGCGCCGAAGAAGCAATTGCTGCGGCCGAGGCGACGATCGAAGCGATCGAGCGCGAATGCCAGGACATTCGGGCAAAGCCCCCGGAGCTGGCACCCGAACTGAAGGCCGATGCCGGAATGATCCTCGTTCTCTCGCGCGACGGCACACCGGTTCTCCAGCCGGTGTTCTACGGCGAGCGCGACATCGAAGTCGTTGGTGACGAAGATGTCGTCGAAGTCGTTGCGAGTGTCGGCATTGATGGCCAACGCCGTGCAGCGCTTTCCAAGCGTCTGGTCGACGAACTTGCGATGCAACGTCGTGACGTGCTCGCGCTCCACGTGGCATCGGATCCCGGCCTTTCGCTCGACATCATGGTCTTCACCCTCGCGGATGCCGACACACACGACTGGCGGTCACGCGCGGCAACGACCCTACGCGGCGGCGTCCCCGCGGGTCCGATTGTCGGGTTCGAAGCGAAGGATGCGCCAGCAAGCGCATCCCTTGCGGACCTGCGCTCGGGTCTCGATGAGAGTTGGCGATCTGGCGAAGACGTTTCGTCGCGCTTCAAGATGTTTCGGACACTCGCTGATGAAAGTCGCGCAGCATGGCTCGGCTTCGTCGTCGCTCGCACACTCGAGGCGAGCCTCAACATGGCAGGCGAACGTCAGATCACGTTCCAGGATCATCTGGGCAGCACGATCGGCATCGACATGGCGCAATGGTGGCGTCCGACCGCGGCAAACTACTTCGACCGCGTCTCGAAGCAGGTCATCCTTGATGCGCTCACCGATGTTGGCGGTCTGGAACTGTCCTCACGCTTTGCATCGGTGAAAAAGGGCGATCTCGCGATGAGCGCCGAGCGCGTCTTCGCGGGGACCTACATCACCGAGGTCGAAGTTCGGGAAAGGGCCCTCGCCTGGGTGCCCGAAGTCATGCGCTTTGCCGACCAGCCGGGAATTCCTGCCGATAACGAAGCGCAAAGTCCCGACGCGGATTTCGTCGCCAACGACGACAATCAGCCCCCGAGCGAGCTGGCCGCCTGA
- a CDS encoding ArdC family protein gives MAYRKGQSGGVSPATRITQEIIARLESGTKPWIKPWRGVPVSRPLRACGIPYRGMNVFWLWMVADMCGYASPFWMTYNQAKELGAQVRKGEKSTIAIFYKSYTKEVEAPETGEKTDESRRVLKAYPVFNADQVEGLPERFHPAATLEVVEPEGRQAELDSFFARIPAVLRHQGDEAYYEPVADRVTMPPLHLFSSFDHYYATLAHELSHWTGHASRLDRNLKNRFGSAAYAAEELIAELSSAMLGAELGLPVTHLDSHASYIEHWLKLLKQDDRAILTAAAKAEEASRLLLRLGGRTSADDIDEASADAALAA, from the coding sequence ATGGCCTATCGCAAGGGACAAAGCGGCGGAGTGTCGCCTGCTACCCGTATCACCCAGGAAATCATCGCCCGCCTCGAGTCCGGCACGAAGCCCTGGATCAAGCCATGGCGCGGTGTGCCAGTCTCGCGCCCATTGCGGGCGTGCGGCATCCCTTATCGCGGCATGAATGTATTCTGGCTCTGGATGGTTGCCGACATGTGCGGTTACGCCTCGCCGTTCTGGATGACCTACAATCAGGCCAAAGAACTGGGCGCACAGGTGCGCAAGGGTGAAAAATCCACCATCGCCATCTTCTACAAGAGCTACACCAAGGAAGTAGAAGCACCCGAAACCGGCGAAAAAACCGACGAAAGTCGTCGTGTGCTGAAGGCCTATCCGGTTTTCAATGCTGATCAGGTCGAAGGTCTGCCCGAGCGTTTCCATCCCGCTGCGACGCTTGAGGTGGTGGAACCCGAGGGCCGTCAGGCTGAACTCGACTCATTCTTTGCCCGTATTCCGGCCGTGCTGCGGCATCAGGGCGACGAAGCCTATTATGAGCCAGTGGCTGACCGGGTGACAATGCCGCCCTTGCATCTCTTCTCAAGCTTCGACCACTATTACGCGACGCTCGCGCACGAGCTATCGCATTGGACCGGTCATGCCAGCCGCCTCGACCGTAATCTCAAGAATCGATTTGGTTCTGCAGCTTACGCTGCCGAGGAACTCATTGCCGAACTTTCGAGCGCCATGCTCGGCGCTGAACTCGGTCTGCCAGTCACACACTTGGATAGCCATGCGAGCTATATCGAGCATTGGCTCAAGCTCCTGAAGCAGGATGACCGTGCCATTCTCACCGCTGCCGCAAAGGCGGAGGAAGCATCAAGGCTTCTGCTCAGACTCGGGGGACGGACCTCTGCCGATGATATTGACGAAGCGTCTGCCGACGCTGCGCTGGCCGCTTGA
- a CDS encoding DUF2493 domain-containing protein, which translates to MHSSFSDQLAGLDLSGFSIGPAPVSTNDFPVHDAVVQTLEAVWSDLFAMVSGTALEADAEDLGWAFVNIFHRSATRKSTAVDRATDEVRALLATADGSEIHTHELETQVERAQCAEGAMIALEEMREVAAALYLNEFGSSWKPVSSSRFNHSAMLTSALVEGREFVRARSEAKRRAAMPEGTPVIFAGGRTRHPNEQDALTFANNVWATLDKVHDRVPDMVLVHGGDTKGVDRLASSWAERRNVPQISFSLDMRLGARAGFKRNERMLSLDPRYVVAFPGNGVLERLVIEAKSRRITVVDRRGPLGTSPKRAAQDTD; encoded by the coding sequence ATGCACTCATCATTTTCAGACCAACTTGCCGGCCTCGATCTTTCCGGTTTTTCGATTGGTCCTGCCCCGGTTTCCACCAATGATTTTCCGGTCCACGATGCGGTCGTCCAGACGCTCGAAGCTGTCTGGTCCGATCTATTTGCGATGGTCTCTGGGACTGCGCTGGAGGCCGATGCCGAGGATCTCGGCTGGGCGTTCGTCAACATCTTCCACCGTTCCGCGACGCGGAAATCGACCGCAGTCGACCGCGCAACCGACGAAGTCCGAGCGCTTCTGGCCACTGCCGATGGATCCGAAATTCACACCCATGAACTCGAGACCCAGGTTGAGCGTGCGCAGTGTGCCGAAGGGGCCATGATCGCTCTCGAAGAGATGCGCGAGGTGGCGGCTGCCCTCTATCTCAACGAATTCGGCTCCTCGTGGAAGCCCGTGTCGAGTTCGCGCTTCAATCACAGCGCCATGCTGACTTCCGCGCTTGTGGAGGGCCGCGAGTTCGTCCGAGCCCGGTCTGAAGCCAAGCGCCGCGCCGCCATGCCAGAAGGTACGCCGGTGATCTTTGCCGGTGGCCGCACACGCCATCCAAACGAGCAGGACGCGCTCACCTTTGCCAACAATGTCTGGGCTACTCTGGACAAAGTCCACGACCGGGTTCCTGACATGGTGCTTGTCCATGGCGGTGATACCAAGGGCGTAGATCGCCTGGCATCCTCGTGGGCGGAACGACGCAACGTCCCGCAAATCAGCTTCTCCCTCGACATGCGCCTGGGCGCGCGCGCAGGCTTCAAGCGCAACGAGCGTATGCTCTCGCTCGACCCCCGTTATGTCGTCGCCTTTCCCGGAAACGGGGTCCTGGAGCGCCTCGTCATCGAAGCCAAATCCCGTCGGATTACCGTCGTTGATCGCCGCGGTCCGCTTGGAACTTCTCCCAAGCGCGCGGCTCAGGATACCGACTGA
- a CDS encoding DUF6878 family protein, with amino-acid sequence MTDFQAIMADFAVRQAERAAQAQSEIQRLKAAIIAPLRNAEIARVEIRFDGCGDSGAVEECVFSDVGGASVPCPEVTIDCAGEGDDQSLNSALVELPADLRLSRLGRGPTRWYVRSIWEEYTGWFRQDLTSELYASPGVSIGPILAKMLGGPDALAAKAEELRAQGALEQALHMIELAIAAAGESPAVRQIEARILVDLINATGGEGFDEIGWLESKLLDAREVIERTVGNLN; translated from the coding sequence ATGACTGATTTTCAGGCGATCATGGCGGATTTTGCTGTCCGCCAGGCCGAGCGCGCGGCGCAGGCACAAAGTGAAATCCAACGGCTCAAGGCAGCTATCATTGCCCCGCTGCGCAATGCCGAAATTGCCCGCGTAGAAATCCGTTTCGATGGGTGCGGCGACAGCGGTGCGGTCGAAGAATGCGTCTTCTCTGACGTCGGCGGGGCGAGTGTTCCGTGTCCCGAAGTGACGATCGACTGTGCTGGAGAAGGCGACGACCAGAGCCTCAATTCCGCCCTCGTCGAATTACCTGCGGATCTCAGGCTTTCGCGCCTGGGTCGCGGTCCCACCCGTTGGTACGTACGGAGCATCTGGGAAGAATATACCGGCTGGTTCCGGCAGGATCTGACGTCCGAACTCTACGCCAGCCCAGGAGTTTCCATTGGCCCGATCCTGGCCAAGATGCTCGGCGGGCCCGACGCGCTTGCCGCCAAGGCCGAGGAGCTGCGCGCCCAGGGCGCGCTCGAACAGGCGCTGCACATGATCGAGCTGGCCATCGCTGCTGCTGGCGAGAGCCCGGCCGTGCGACAGATCGAAGCGCGAATCCTGGTCGACCTCATCAATGCCACGGGCGGGGAAGGCTTCGACGAGATCGGCTGGCTCGAAAGCAAGTTGCTCGATGCCCGCGAAGTGATCGAGCGAACGGTTGGTAATCTGAACTAA
- a CDS encoding TetR/AcrR family transcriptional regulator, giving the protein MNASLAAGQSAPTSNFDAEEVAFIASIQQAVEERGLDNVTLDDIVRHSGIARTTLYRRHGGRDSIMAAFLRQRLSADIEECRKLAISPAPFVERIEQLIVFAILAAHRHAWLQRELERGLSDPSLDLLASAMKDASDQTLAPLLRQAKADGICRCPAPFEELHRWLLVQIFELSRRHFATNDEACRVVRTFVMPVLALNAASTETDDKIDFIYRRLLEIEKATRQGSQPCP; this is encoded by the coding sequence ATGAATGCATCGCTTGCCGCCGGACAATCGGCCCCGACATCGAATTTTGACGCCGAGGAAGTCGCCTTCATCGCATCGATCCAGCAAGCCGTCGAAGAACGCGGGCTCGACAACGTCACCCTCGACGATATCGTTCGCCATTCCGGCATTGCGCGGACCACGTTGTACCGCAGGCACGGCGGCCGCGATTCCATCATGGCTGCATTTCTGCGGCAACGGCTGTCGGCGGATATCGAAGAATGCCGAAAGCTTGCCATCAGCCCCGCACCATTCGTCGAGCGGATCGAGCAGCTGATCGTCTTCGCCATTCTGGCAGCGCATCGCCACGCTTGGCTTCAACGCGAACTGGAACGCGGCCTGTCGGATCCGTCTCTCGACCTGCTTGCCTCGGCGATGAAGGATGCATCCGATCAGACCCTGGCCCCACTCTTACGGCAGGCCAAAGCCGACGGAATATGCCGATGCCCCGCACCGTTCGAGGAACTGCACCGCTGGTTACTCGTGCAGATATTCGAACTCAGCCGCAGACATTTCGCGACGAACGACGAAGCTTGCCGCGTTGTGCGGACGTTCGTCATGCCCGTTCTGGCGCTGAACGCGGCCAGCACGGAAACCGACGACAAGATCGATTTCATCTATCGCCGGTTGCTCGAGATCGAGAAAGCGACACGGCAGGGATCGCAGCCTTGCCCATAA
- a CDS encoding epoxide hydrolase family protein — MTEAVVPFQIDVPQSELDDLHERLIRTRWPEAATVRDWGQGVPLNRMRSLCDYWANGYDWRRCESMLNGLGQYRTNVDGLGIHFLHVRSPEPDALPMIMTHGWPGSVLEFVKLIGPLTNPVAHGGDAKDAFHLVLPSLPGYGFSDKPAEQGWGPDRTAAAWATLMQRLGYDRWVAQGGDWGSVVTRVLGAKQAPGCLGIHLNLAFVPPTAEDMATLTQQEQAMLGKAKFYQDEGSGYAKEQSTRPQTLGYALNDSPVGLAAWVYEKLQEWTDNDGDVASILTVDEMLDNITLYWLTGTATSSARFYWENRVTPAGSEVVNMPTGITQFPGDILNASRRWVERSYANIIWWSEQTTGGHFAAWERPDIFAQEVRNSFRQLR, encoded by the coding sequence ATGACTGAAGCCGTTGTCCCGTTTCAGATCGACGTCCCGCAGTCAGAGCTGGACGACCTGCATGAAAGGTTGATCCGCACGCGGTGGCCTGAGGCCGCAACAGTCCGCGACTGGGGGCAGGGCGTGCCGCTCAACAGGATGCGCTCGCTTTGCGACTATTGGGCCAACGGCTATGATTGGCGCCGGTGCGAGAGTATGCTCAACGGCCTTGGCCAGTATCGTACGAATGTAGACGGACTGGGCATCCATTTCCTGCATGTTCGCTCGCCAGAGCCCGATGCCTTGCCGATGATAATGACGCATGGCTGGCCGGGATCGGTCCTCGAATTCGTCAAGTTGATCGGCCCTTTGACCAATCCCGTCGCTCATGGTGGCGACGCGAAGGACGCCTTTCACCTCGTACTGCCCTCGCTGCCCGGATACGGATTTTCCGACAAGCCGGCAGAGCAGGGCTGGGGTCCTGATCGGACCGCGGCGGCATGGGCCACTCTCATGCAGCGTCTCGGTTATGACCGCTGGGTGGCGCAGGGTGGCGACTGGGGCAGCGTGGTGACGCGGGTGCTTGGCGCAAAACAAGCGCCAGGATGCCTTGGCATTCACCTCAACCTCGCATTCGTCCCGCCGACCGCGGAGGACATGGCGACCTTGACGCAGCAGGAACAAGCGATGCTGGGCAAAGCCAAGTTCTATCAGGACGAGGGCAGCGGCTATGCGAAGGAGCAGTCCACTCGTCCGCAGACCCTCGGCTATGCGCTCAACGACAGTCCCGTCGGTCTGGCGGCGTGGGTATACGAGAAGTTGCAGGAATGGACCGATAACGACGGTGACGTGGCGAGCATCCTGACCGTGGACGAGATGCTGGACAACATCACCCTCTACTGGCTCACTGGAACCGCCACGTCATCCGCCCGGTTCTATTGGGAGAACCGAGTGACGCCCGCGGGCTCAGAGGTTGTCAACATGCCGACCGGGATCACCCAGTTTCCGGGCGACATTCTGAATGCGTCGCGCCGTTGGGTCGAACGTTCCTACGCCAACATCATCTGGTGGAGCGAGCAGACGACGGGCGGCCATTTCGCAGCGTGGGAGCGACCGGACATTTTTGCGCAGGAAGTCAGGAACAGCTTCCGCCAATTGCGATGA
- a CDS encoding metal-dependent hydrolase: MRVRQPDFDFSNTRAHWARNVEFAQTQNAASLGIPALEKFLNRVMAKARKEIHGDDPASVALRADIKTFIKQESCHTAAHEAANAVLVRDGYDRIPELEREIEAHYQRLFETKSLAFLTAYCEGFETLGPASAMSWCGDSLDPYLEGSDPNMEMMFRWHLLEEFEHRHVCYDVFKRIHGGYWMRIYAFFYQLYFFGKYAGKVKKYLLETDRAGMTEAECKASKKREKGVSRMLAKSILGNLLKVLSPSYRPHDLPVPTRWKKVESTIDAAWIKPARTQSPSSSVSGAAAAIQA; encoded by the coding sequence ATGCGCGTTCGGCAACCTGATTTCGACTTTTCCAACACTCGCGCTCATTGGGCGCGCAATGTAGAGTTCGCGCAGACGCAGAATGCTGCCTCTCTCGGCATTCCTGCGCTCGAAAAGTTCCTGAACCGCGTGATGGCCAAGGCGCGTAAGGAGATCCACGGCGACGATCCCGCCTCAGTTGCCTTGCGCGCAGATATCAAGACCTTCATCAAGCAGGAATCCTGTCATACGGCTGCACATGAGGCTGCAAATGCCGTGCTGGTGAGGGACGGCTACGACCGTATTCCGGAACTGGAGCGCGAGATCGAAGCGCACTATCAGCGCCTGTTTGAGACCAAGTCACTCGCTTTCCTTACCGCCTACTGCGAAGGGTTCGAAACGCTTGGGCCGGCATCGGCCATGTCATGGTGCGGAGACAGCCTGGATCCCTATCTGGAAGGGTCCGATCCCAACATGGAGATGATGTTCCGGTGGCATCTTCTGGAGGAATTCGAACACCGTCACGTGTGCTACGACGTTTTCAAGCGGATTCACGGTGGTTACTGGATGCGGATCTATGCATTTTTCTACCAGCTGTATTTCTTTGGAAAATATGCCGGAAAGGTGAAGAAGTACCTGCTTGAGACTGATCGCGCGGGCATGACCGAGGCCGAGTGCAAGGCATCGAAGAAGCGCGAGAAAGGGGTAAGCAGGATGCTCGCCAAAAGCATTCTCGGTAACCTGCTCAAGGTTCTGTCACCGTCGTACCGTCCGCATGACCTGCCGGTGCCGACGCGCTGGAAGAAGGTGGAAAGCACCATCGATGCCGCATGGATCAAGCCTGCACGGACCCAGTCGCCATCGTCGTCAGTTTCAGGGGCGGCGGCAGCAATACAAGCCTGA
- a CDS encoding acyl-CoA thioesterase: protein MTDRHEGSDRDFHASLDDPRQETDIVDLLDVAPVSQGLFRGRRKIGGTGRIYGGQVVAQALAAASKTVPGDRSVHSLHAYFLRGGIEDYEIDYSVESDFDGGNFANRRVIATQQGQVLLNLVASFSRLSRGHHHQLAMAAVPQPEELDPVHVAVSRHPDAGQKDRWYFYMRNSPIELRPVGALPYMPDDDRSARIRFWFRAANDVEAPQWMHRAIVAYASDLAMIATAAKPHIPFDIQVASLDHSLWFHRDVRADEWLLTVIDSPWAGEGRGLARASIFVSDGHLVASAAQECLMRDRAMR from the coding sequence ATGACTGATCGGCATGAAGGTTCGGACCGCGACTTCCATGCGTCGCTTGACGATCCGCGGCAGGAGACGGACATAGTCGACCTGCTTGACGTCGCGCCCGTTTCCCAAGGACTGTTTCGCGGTCGGCGCAAGATCGGCGGTACCGGGCGCATCTATGGCGGCCAAGTCGTAGCCCAGGCTCTCGCAGCGGCCAGCAAAACGGTGCCGGGCGACCGCTCTGTCCATTCGCTGCATGCCTACTTCCTTCGCGGGGGGATTGAAGACTACGAGATCGACTATTCGGTCGAGAGCGATTTCGACGGGGGCAATTTCGCGAACCGCCGCGTCATCGCGACGCAGCAAGGTCAGGTTCTCCTCAACCTCGTCGCGTCTTTCTCGCGATTGTCCAGGGGGCACCATCACCAACTGGCCATGGCGGCAGTTCCGCAGCCGGAAGAGCTGGATCCTGTGCATGTGGCCGTGAGCCGCCATCCCGACGCTGGACAGAAGGATCGATGGTATTTCTACATGCGCAACTCCCCGATCGAGTTGCGGCCTGTCGGCGCGCTTCCCTACATGCCGGACGATGATCGATCTGCTCGGATCAGGTTCTGGTTCCGTGCCGCGAACGATGTGGAGGCGCCGCAATGGATGCACCGCGCGATCGTGGCCTATGCCAGCGACCTGGCGATGATTGCGACGGCGGCCAAGCCGCATATCCCGTTCGACATCCAGGTGGCCAGTCTTGACCACAGCTTGTGGTTCCACCGCGATGTTCGTGCGGACGAATGGTTGCTGACCGTAATCGACAGCCCATGGGCGGGCGAAGGCCGCGGTTTGGCGCGAGCATCGATATTCGTTTCCGACGGCCATCTGGTCGCAAGCGCGGCGCAGGAATGCCTTATGCGCGACCGTGCGATGCGTTGA
- a CDS encoding alpha/beta hydrolase fold domain-containing protein: MVRKASIFRDEPPALRAGIEATEEQRTFRAGIPIPEGAGDVSWEIAANVDCLVASVPQPRCRIVHMHGGGYFCGSAAHYAEFATRLAQAIEAEIWVPDYCLAPENPFPAAVRQMIAVIDVLADHPCPLPIFLSGDSAGGGLALALASIMRRPLPVAGILMLSPWVDMTITSDGYSRCAQSDLLFSQEAAENAAKWYLQGEDSRHPLASPLFADLSGLPPVTILVASDEVLADDALALANRMLVSGVQFQLVAVPGVAHVWPVLNPDSVASIDADRTLRHFVDLALEGRQPLR; this comes from the coding sequence GTGGTTCGCAAGGCAAGCATATTTCGCGACGAACCGCCGGCCCTGCGCGCGGGCATCGAAGCGACGGAAGAACAGCGAACTTTTCGAGCAGGAATTCCGATCCCGGAAGGTGCCGGTGACGTAAGTTGGGAGATCGCCGCAAACGTCGATTGCCTGGTTGCGAGCGTGCCACAGCCCAGATGCAGAATCGTCCACATGCATGGCGGCGGCTATTTCTGCGGTAGCGCGGCCCATTACGCCGAATTCGCGACTCGCCTTGCCCAAGCGATTGAAGCTGAAATCTGGGTGCCGGACTATTGCCTCGCGCCGGAAAATCCTTTCCCGGCCGCCGTCCGCCAAATGATCGCCGTGATAGACGTGCTGGCTGACCATCCCTGTCCGCTGCCAATCTTCCTGTCCGGCGATTCCGCTGGTGGCGGCCTGGCCCTGGCCCTTGCATCGATCATGCGGCGCCCACTTCCGGTCGCTGGCATCCTGATGTTGTCGCCATGGGTAGACATGACGATAACATCGGACGGCTACAGCCGGTGCGCCCAAAGTGACCTGCTGTTCTCGCAGGAGGCGGCCGAGAACGCGGCGAAGTGGTACCTGCAAGGCGAGGATTCCCGGCACCCGCTCGCCTCGCCCTTGTTCGCGGATCTGAGTGGCTTACCCCCGGTGACGATCCTTGTCGCCTCTGACGAGGTTCTCGCGGATGACGCGCTCGCCCTGGCAAACCGCATGCTCGTGTCGGGCGTGCAGTTCCAACTGGTCGCGGTCCCGGGTGTTGCTCATGTCTGGCCGGTTCTGAACCCGGATTCGGTCGCCAGTATCGATGCAGACAGAACCTTGCGCCACTTCGTGGACCTCGCGCTGGAAGGCCGCCAGCCGTTACGTTAG